The genomic window TTGTCCCAGCAATCCATTGGCCCCGGTTATCAGAATGCATTTTGCAGTGGTCAAAGTAAGGCTCCGTTCAGTCGGATATGTTCCGCTTTTCTTGAAAAATTCTCTTTTGCAGCTGCCAGCGCAGCCAGATTCAGCGCCTTGATCGCCGATGATTTCACCTGCTGAGTCCGGACCAGTCCGGCCGAAAAGACCGGACCGAACACATGTCCGCAGCCTGCAGACTGCTGATCGGGATGAACGGCGGGAGGTCTCAGAATCAGGCTTTGAATCTGACCCAGAATCCGTTCCCAGATTACCACACCCCGGCTTCCGCGGGTTACCACCATAAAACGGGCTTTCCCTTCAAGAAGGGCCATCCGGATCAGTCCTTTTTCTGTGGTTCCGGCCGAAAAGAACAATTGCTGAAGTTCACGCTGATTCACCTGAATGGCATCCACCGAATCAAACAATGTTTGCAGATCCTCCTTCACACGGTCCTCTCCCAGACGGGACCGTTTGAAAAACGAGCCCGGCAGCATTTGCAGATCGGCATAAATGAAGGCCGACGGATAGTAGGCCCTGATCTGTTTCAAATCGCTGACCGACAAGTCCTGTGGGGTTTCCACTGACAGATAAATCAGATCAGTCTCCGCCGGAATGGAAAGCTCTATGGCCGGATCAGCCACTGTTACCGGCTCATCCAACCAATCCCCCGACTCCCATTTCCGGTGAATAAACCGGGTGGGAACCTCCGGGTGACTGTCCATGAAATCAAACCCCGTAAAGGGAAGATAGTCTTTCACCTGACTGATGGCCCGACGGGTTTCCTGATCGGCCGGGATCACCGGAACCACCCGGTCTCCTGCTTTCAGAACCGAGTTAAATGCAAAGAGCGACAGCAGGGCAGAACCCGGTTCCGGAAGTCCCTCAGATACTGTTGTTGAATGGTTGACCCAGGTCCACTGGCTTAATAAACTGATCAGCATTGTGTTAAGTCCGGCAAAAATAACCCCCTGTGAAACGATTTGGAATTGCCCGGCCACGAATTTGAAACAACCCGATTTCCTTTTCGGGTTCATTCGTGGTAAATTTACAGGTTGAAAACGCTGTGGATAACCTACGGAAAAAGCGTGAACACGATGTGGAAATCCGCCGGAATCCAAAGTGGGTTCCTCCGTACTGACCTGATCATCTGAATAACCCGCCCGGCCGGTGTGGATAAAAAACCGGACAATATGGGTTAAACAACCATCGGGACCGCCACCGGCTGGAGTTATCCACTTGTTAACAGCCCCAAGCGATAACATCAAACAGATTTTCAATCTTTATCTGTATATTGGAAGGACAACCTCACCGATGAAATTCAAGGTCAATTCCGGACTGCTTCTCAAAGCTCTCAACAAAGTCAACAGCGTTGTTCCTGCAAAAACCCCGCTTCCCATTCTCGAAAATATCCTGTTCAAACTATCCGGAAACCGGCTAAGCCTGTCAGCTACTGACCTGGAAGTTTCCATGCTGACTGAAATTGCAGTCACCGGTGAAAAGGATGGATTGGTAGCCATTCCCGCAAAACGACTGATTGACACACTGAAGGCCTTGCCCGATACCTCCCTTGCTTTTGACGTCAATGATCAGAATCAGATCACTTTCAGCACCGACCGCGGAACGTATAAACTTTCTGGTGAAAATGGTCTCGATTTTCCGGCCATTGCCTCTATTTCAGGCGGAACCAGCATGTCCATTGACAGCAAGCAGCTGGCACGGATGATCAACCACACTCTTTTTGCTGTTTCTTCAGATGAACTGCGGCCGGCCATGATGGGCGTTTTGTTCCAGTTTCATGCCGACGAGTTCAAAACCGTGGCCACCGATGGTCACCGGCTGGTGGCCTTTTCCTTTAAAGGTCTCGCCATTGATGAACCAAGAACCATCATTGTTCCTTCAAAAGCCCTCAATATTCTGCTGAAGAACATTGAAGGTCCGACCATTCCGGTACGTGTGGATGACAAATTTGTCTCCTTTGAACTGGAAAGTGGTATTTTGGTTTCCCGTCTGATCAAGGAGAACTACCCGAATTACGAGGCGGTCATCCCATCAGAAAACAACCGTACTCTTGTGATTTCGAATGTGGAACTTAAATCGGCTGTTAAGCGGGTCTCGTTGTTTTCAAACTCAAGTACCCACCAGATCCGGTTTGCCATGTCGGATCAGCCTCTGAAAATCACAGGCGAAGATTACGATCAGGGCCGTTCGGCTGTTGAATCGGTTCCTTCTCTGTTCACCGGTGAATCACTCGAAATCGGATTTAATGCCAACTACATCCAGGATATTCTCGATCATATCGAAACCGATGAAGTTCGTTTTGAATTTTCGGGTCCCACCCGTGCTTCCGTTATCTTACCGGCAGAACAACTTGAAAATGAACACCTGCTCATGCTGGTCATGCCGGTACGGATCAATAACTGACCCTGAATGTTTATCAGGCGACTGGAGGTCCGTACTTTCCGGAATCACCGCCAAACATCACTTGAATTCGATTCTCCTGTAAACCTGATCGTTGGAAACAACGGTCAGGGAAAAACCAACCTTCTTGATGCCATTTACCTGTCGGCATTGACAAAATCCTTTCAGGTAAGTTCCGATCTGCACTGCATCATGCACGGAGCGGACGGATATCTCGTCTCACAGGAAACAAACGATGAAGCCGGGCGGTCCTATCACATCCAGGTCCGCATGGACAGGCTGGAAGGAAAAACCTGCTTTCTTCACAAGGAACGGCTTCAGGGATCCTCAGACCTTATCGGGTTGATACCAACCGTACTTCTGACTCTGGAAGACCGGTTTATCACCATGGGAAGTCCGGCCGATCGCCGGAAATTCATCGACGGAATTCTCTATCAGGTTTCACCCGCCTATATCGATCATTCACGTAAGTACAGGCGTGCACTCAGACAGCGGAATGATCTGCTCGTGTCGGGTTCAAGAAATACCCCTTCCTGGTCCGACCTGCTAGATTCCTGGACTGATGAACTGATCACCTACGCAGTTTCCATTGTTTCCAGAAGGCTCGATCTGGTCAGAGAACTGAACGATCGTCTTGCATCCTTGTTTGAAGAAGACCTTTCCGGATTCGAAAAGCCAGAACTGAATTACCTCTGTGAAGGAATCAGAGAACCGGATCCCGCTTCTCTCATCGATCAGTACCGATCGGTTTTCCGCGATCTGAAGGGTGAAGAGGCTGCGCGGCAGGTTACGCTGGCTGGTCCGCACCGTGATGACATGGGAATAACCTTCAATGGACAGGATGTCCGGTATTTTGCTTCCCAGGGCCAGCACAAGCATCTGCTTCTCATGCTTAAAATGGCTTCCTTTTTTTATCTGAAGGAGAAGAAGTCAGAAACTCCCCTCCTGTTGCTCGATGATATGTTTTCTGAACTGGATTCGTCACGGCTTTCTGTGTTCAGTCGGTTTCTCCCGCGGTTCGGACAGGTTTTTGTGACCATGACCAACCGTGAACTGCTTCCGGTTGATTCACCTTTTTCCATTTTCACCGTTTCAGAGGGTACAGTTACCAGACAATGAGATCACACATCGGAAAACTGTTTCATATAAGCGACTGGCTGAATTTGTTCCGCTCGGGAACCCGCGCCGGCCAGCACATGAAGAAGTACGATGTGATTGTTCAATGGGAATCGGTTGTTGGCCGGTCCATTGCGGCAGTGGCCAAACCGGAGCGGATTGAAAAGCACGTACTTACCCTCCGCGTTCAGCATGCCGTCTGGCGGCAGGAACTGCTTTTCAGAAAGAATGAACTGATCGGACAGATCAACACATACTTCGGCGAAAACATTGTAAAAGATATCATTTTTCGGTAAATTTGCAGGTTATTTAACAGAAGAAAATCGCAACACCGCCTATGTCCCAATCCGAAGCTACCCTGGCCCCACAGATCGAATATGGTGCCGATAATATAACCGTCCTTAAGGGACTCGAAGCAGTCCGTAAACGGCCGGCCATGTACATTGGTGATGTGGGGGTCCGCGGGCTGCACCATCTGGTCTATGAAGTGGTGGATAATTCCATCGATGAAGCGCTGGCCGGATACTGTAACCGGATTCTGGTGACGATCCATCCCGGAAATTCCATCACCGTTGAAGACAACGGCCGTGGCATTCCGGTCGAAATTCACAAGGAAGAGGGTAAACCGGCCATTGAAGTGGTCATGACCGTTCTTCATGCCGGTGGAAAATTCGACAAGGATTCATACAAGGTTTCAGGCGGACTTCATGGCGTGGGTGTATCCTGTGTGAATGCCCTTTCTGAAAAACTTGTGGCCACTGTTCATCGGGATGGTCAGATTTACCAGATGGAATTCATGCGCGGAGTGACGCAGGGAAGTCTGAAAAACCTGGGCTCCACAGATAAACGCGGAACCATTGTTCACTTTGTCCCCGATGAGGAAATATTTCGTGAGCGGATCTATCACTCCGAAATCCTGACCGAACGTCTGCGTGAACTTGCCTTCCTGAATCCCGGTGTGGAAATCGTCTTTACCGATGAGCGTGAAGCCGAGGTGGTTTCCGAAGTGTTTCTCTACAACGGTGGACTGGTTGAATTTGTCAAATACCTCGATGAAAACCGTCAGACGAGGATGAAAGAACCGGTTACCATCAATGGTGAGAAGGACAATGTACAGGTTAGCATTGCTTTCCAGTATAACGACTCATTTAACGAAAATGTCTATTCCTACGTTAACAACATCAACACTCATGAGGGGGGAACCCATATTACCGGGTTCCGGAAAGCCCTGACCCGTACGCTGAATGCGTATGCCATGAAAAATGAGCTGATGAAAAACGCCAAAATCTCACTGACCGGTGATGATTTCCGCGAAGGTCTTACAGGTATTGTATCGGTCAAGGTTCCTGAGCCTCAGTTCGAAGGCCAGACCAAGACCAAACTGGGAAACTCAGAAGTCCAATCCATTGTGGAGACCATGGTCAACGACCGGTTATCCGAGTTTCTCGAGATGAATCCTTCGGTTGGAAGAATGATTCTGGACAAGGTGATCCTCGCAGCCCAGGCCCGGGAAGCAGCCCGAAAAGCCCGTGAACTGACCCGCCGTAAAACGGCACTGGACAGCTCTACCCTGCCTGGTAAACTCGCAGACTGTTCGAACAGCAATCCGGAAGAAACCGAATTATTTATCGTTGAGGGTGATTCGGCTGGCGGATCTGCCAAAATGGGACGGGACCGTCGTTTTCAGGCCATCCTTCCCCTGAAGGGTAAAATTCTGAATGTTGAAAAATCCAGATTGGATAAAATTCTTGAAAATGAAGAGATCCGGAATATCGTTACAGCCATGGGTACAAGCATCGGGGCTGATGAATTCGATATCAGCAAACTCAGATATCACAAACTGATTATTATGACCGATGCCGATGTCGATGGTGCTCACATCCGTACCCTGCTACTGACGTTCCTGTTCCGCTACTTCCGCGATCTCATCATCCGCGGCCATATTTACATTGCTGAACCTCCGCTGTATAAGGTGAAAAAAGGAAAACGGGAAGCCTATGCCTGGACCGAGGAAGAACGGGACCAGGTGGTTGCTGAGTATACCGGTGAATCAGGCCGGGATAGCTCCCTGACCATTTCACGGTTTAAAGGACTTGGTGAAATGAATCCCGAACAATTGTGGGAAACCACCATGAACCCCGAAACCCGGACTCTGCAGCTTGTGACCATGGAAAACGCCGCAGAAGCCGACCATATTTTTACCGTTCTCATGGGCGATCAGGTTGAACCCAGACGGGCCTTTATTGAAAAAAATGCCCGTTACGTAAGAAACCTGGATATCTGACCCACCCATCTTATCAGAACTGATTGACTATTGATTATGGCATCTAACGACCGTATACGACCAAACCAGATTGTCGAGGAAATGAAACTTTCCTACCTCGACTATTCCATGTCGGTAATTGTTTCAAGAGCGCTTCCCGATGTGAGGGACGGATTGAAACCTGTTCACCGCCGGGTTCTGTTCGGAATGAATGAACTGAGCATGGGTGCGGGCAGGGCCTTTAAGAAGTCGGCCCGTCTGGTCGGAGAAGTGCTCGGTAAGTATCACCCGCATGGTGACAGTGCAGTTTATGACTCTCTGGTACGGATGGCCCAGGAATTCTCCATGCGCTATCCCCTGGTCGATGGTCAGGGTAACTTTGGTTCGATCGATGGTGATGCCCCGGCGGCCATGCGGTATACTGAAGTAAGAATGAAACGCATGGCAGAGGAAATGCTGCGGGATCTGGATAAGGAGACGGTTGATTTTCAATCCAACTTCGATGATTCGCTGGAAGAACCCAAAGTACTGCCCAGTGCCGTTCCAAATCTGTTGGTGAACGGATCTTCTGGAATTGCGGTCGGAATGGCCACCAATATTCCTCCTCATAATCTGGGAGAAGTGGTGAATGCCCTTCTTGCCATGATCGACAATCCAGAAATAGAACTGCTCGATCTGATGGATCTGGTAAAGGCACCCGATTTTCCTACGGGTGGAATCATTTATGGGATGGCCGGTGTGCGTGAGGCGTACCGGAGCGGACGTGGCCGGTGTGTGATCCGGGCTAAAGCTTCCTTTGAAACCAAACCCAATGGTCGCGAATCCATCATTATTCATGAAATTCCATTCATGACCAATAAGGCCTCCATCATTGAAAAGATTGCCGAACTGGTCAAGGATAAGAAAGTAGAAGGTATTTCCGATATCCGGGATGAATCGGACCGTGAAGGGATGCGCGTGGTTATCGATCTTAAGAAAGATGCCATGGGAACGGTCGTCCTGAATCAATTGTATAAATACACCCAGTTGCAGAATACGTTTGGTATCATCATGCTGGCACTGGTTGGAGGCATTCCAAGGGTGCTCAGTCTGAAAGAGGTGCTTCGTCACTACCTCGATCACCGGATGGATGTGGTGATTCGTCGCACCCGTTTTGAACTGAAGCAGGCCGAGGCACGTGCCCATATTCTGGAAGGTCTGAAAATTGCGCTGGATCATCTGGATGAAGTGATCAGCCTGATCCGCTCCTCACCCGATACCGAAACTGCACAATCTGGTCTGATGACCAACTTTGGTCTGAGTGAAATTCAGGCAAAAGCCATTCTGGAAATGAGATTACAAAGACTTACCGGTCTTGAACGCCAGAAAATTGAGGATGAATATCAGGAACTCCTTAAACTGATCGAAAAATTACGTTCAATTCTCGATTCTGAACTCCTGAGACTTCAAATTATCCGCGAAGAGCTTAATGAAGTTCGTGAAAAGTATGCCGATGAACGCCGAAGTGAGATTGTTCAGGCTGATGATGAAATAGATATGGAAGATCTGATCGCTGATGATCAGGTGGTGGTGACCCTTTCCAATCAGGGCTTTATCAAGCGGGTTGCTATCGGAGAGTACCGGGCTCAGGGACGCGGAGGTCGCGGAATCACCGCCGCTGCTATCGGCGATGATGATTACATGGCCCACATGATGGCGACAACCAATCATCAGTGGCTGATGTTTTTCACCAACCTTGGCCGGTGTTACTGGTTAAAAACCTGGGTGATTCCAGAGGGCAGCCGCCAAAGCCGCGGCCGTTCCATTGCAAACCTGCTCAATATGTTACCCGGAGAGAAGGTTGCTGCATTTATTGCCGTTCGCGGATTCGATCAGGGTGGCTTTATCATGAAGTGTACCCGCAAGGGAATTGTGAAGAAAACCGAGCTCGAAGCTTACAGCAATGTCAGAAAGGGCGGGATCATTGCAGTTAACATCCGCGAGGATGATGAACTGATCGAAGCCAGGCTGACCTCAGGTACCGATCAGGTGATTCTGGGATCACGCTTTGGAAAGTCGATCCGTTTTGAAGAATCAGATGTGCGTGACATGGGCAGAAATGCCACCGGTGTGAAAGGAATGACACTCGAGGACGGAGATGAGGTGGTCGGTATGGTAACCACCGGCAGTCCCGATATTTCACTGCTGGTTGTGACCGAAAAAGGACTGGGAAAACGGTCCCCACTCGATGAATACCGTGTCCAGACCCGGGGAGGAAAGGGAATCCTGACCGTCAAGACCACCGATAAGAATGGAAAAATGGTCGCCATCCGCGAAGTGGATGATACCAAGGATCTGATGATTATCACCACTCAGGGGACCATCATCAGGCAGGCCTGTTCAGAATTACGAGATATGGGACGGAATACCCAGGGTGTGCGGCTTATTCGTCTGAACGAAGGCGACACCATTGCTGCGGTTGAAGTCGTTGATCATGAAGAATTGATAGATGATCAAACCCCCTCCGCTTAAGCAGTCTTTACCAGATTCGTTAAAATAAAAAAGCCCGGTTTAGCCGGGCTTTTTTGTTGATCAGATAGTCCGGGAAGGCTTACACATCGTAGTAGTAAGCGAATTCGATCGGATGCGGATACAGGGAAGCAGGTTTTACTTCCTTTTCCATCTTGTAAGAGATCCAGTGCTTAACCACATCCTCGGGGAATACTCCGCCGCGGGTTAGCCAGTCATGGCTGGCTTCGAGGTTTTTAAGCGCCTCATACAGAGAAGCAGGTGTGGAAGGAACATTGGCCAGTTCTTCCGGCTTCATATCATAGATATCCTTATCGAGCGGATCACCCGGGTGAATCTTATTGATCACGCCATCAATACCGGCCATGGCCATGGCAGCAAAGGCCAGGTAGGGATTACAGCTCGGATCCGGACAACGGAACTCGATCCGTTTTGCCTTGGCGGAAGCTCCTGTGACAGGAATCCGGATGGAGGCAGAACGGTTCCGTTGTGAATAGGCCAGGTTTACTGGTGCTTCATAGCCGGGAACCAGACGGTGATATGAGTTCAGGGTCGGATTGGTCAGGGCCAGAAGGGCAGGAGCATGTTTCAGAATTCCGCCGATATAATAGAGGGCGGTTTCAGAAAGATTTCCGTAACCATTTCCGAAGAAGAGGTTTTTGCCATCTTTCCACAAGGACTGGTGACAGTGCATTCCAGATCCGTTGTCACCCTGAATGGGTTTGGGCATGAAGGTAACGGACTTGCCATTCTGGTAAGCCACGTTTTTGATCACATACTTGAATGTGCTGAGGTTATCTGCACACTTGGTCAATGTATTGAACCGGATACCGATTTCACATTGACCCGCAGAGGCCACTTCGTGATGAAGAACTTCAACAGTCAGACCAACACTTTCGAGAACATTGGACATGGCCATCCGCAAATCAGCCAGTTTATCCTTCGGAGCAACAGGAACATACCCTTCCTTCACCCGGTTTTTGTAACCCAGGTTGGGTCCTTCATCGCGTCCGGTGTTCCAGGCTGCCTCAAAAGAATCTACATTGTAATAGCTGTAGTTACCGGATACATCGTAACGAACGTCATCAAAGACGAAAAATTCTGCTTCGGGTCCAAAGAAGATGGTATCAGCGATTCCGGTAGAACGAATGTAGGCTTCTGCTTTTTCGGCAATACCGCGGGTACAGCGATCGTAGCGCTCGCGGGTGAGCGGATCGTAAATATCGCAGTAAAGTGACAGGGTGGTTTCGGCGTAGAACGGATCGATAAAGGCCGATTCCGGATCCGGGATCATGAGCATGTCAGACTCATGAATGGATTTCCATCCGCGGATGGAAGATCCGTCGAAAGGTTTTCCTTCAGTGAAGGTCTCTTCCGAGAACATGCTGACGGGATAGGTGATGTGTTGAAGACTGCCGATAAAGTCCATGAACTTGAAGTCAATAAACTTCACGTTATGGTCTTTAATGGTGGCCATTACTTTTGCAATGGCTTCGTTCTTACTCATGGAGTTCTCCTTTTGTTTTGATTAAACAATCATTCCGGGAGAGGGATCACTGTACTTTCCTTCATCGTGGAAAGGACGATACTGGTTTTTGTGCCATGTACGCCGTCCCATGATTGAATTTTGCTCAGCAGCCACTCAATTTCTGAGGTATTTCTCACTTTGATCTTGAGCAGATGGCTTCCTTCACCGGTAACCGAATGACATTCAGTGATATGCTCAGTTTCCTTTACCTTTTCAGTGAAACTGTCATAGTACTTGCTGCCATCCACATTTACTGCAATAAATGCTGTGATGTCGAAACCAAGTCGTTTGGCATCCAGAATGACCGAGTACCCTTTAATGATACCCTTGTCTGTCATCTTCTTCATCCGTTCACTGACGGCCGGCAGGGACAGGCCCACTTCCGCTGCAATCTCGTTACGGCGCCGGCGTCCGTTTTCCATCAGAATCTGAAGAATCTTCAGATCGATACTGTCCAACTTTTCTACCATAGTTTCTTCCTGCAAAAATATTAATAAAGTTATCGTTGATCAAGAATGCTGCTTAAAAAATTAAGGAAATAATCAGAAACCCTTAAAAAAATACTGATTTCGCAATAAATATCAGGAAATCAAAGGACCAGCATGCATAACTCAGCAACGTGAAATTACGAAAAAAAGTAAGTCCAATGAACCTGTTATGTTAAAAAAGTTAATAAAAGGATAGATGAGTGTGGCTTTTTTCCCAACCAATCACAGTGGTCTACCTGAAGTCTGATGGCCCAGCAGAATGGCTCCTTCCCGGAATGTGGAAAACTGGTGGAAAAACGACCGATCCTTGAGAATCTCGGGTAAAAAAGAGGATTGAAAAAGATAATATTCTGCATATAAATTATTTAAAAACAGTTACTTACAGAAATTTTTGACAATGGGGAAAACTTTATCCGACCCTTCTCTTCAATGGGGATAAAATGTTGAAATTCGGTCGCTCTGCTCTAATTTTGCTCCCCGGATTCATATCCGGTATTCGCT from Bacteroidota bacterium includes these protein-coding regions:
- the dnaN gene encoding DNA polymerase III subunit beta; its protein translation is MKFKVNSGLLLKALNKVNSVVPAKTPLPILENILFKLSGNRLSLSATDLEVSMLTEIAVTGEKDGLVAIPAKRLIDTLKALPDTSLAFDVNDQNQITFSTDRGTYKLSGENGLDFPAIASISGGTSMSIDSKQLARMINHTLFAVSSDELRPAMMGVLFQFHADEFKTVATDGHRLVAFSFKGLAIDEPRTIIVPSKALNILLKNIEGPTIPVRVDDKFVSFELESGILVSRLIKENYPNYEAVIPSENNRTLVISNVELKSAVKRVSLFSNSSTHQIRFAMSDQPLKITGEDYDQGRSAVESVPSLFTGESLEIGFNANYIQDILDHIETDEVRFEFSGPTRASVILPAEQLENEHLLMLVMPVRINN
- a CDS encoding DNA replication/repair protein RecF, with the translated sequence MFIRRLEVRTFRNHRQTSLEFDSPVNLIVGNNGQGKTNLLDAIYLSALTKSFQVSSDLHCIMHGADGYLVSQETNDEAGRSYHIQVRMDRLEGKTCFLHKERLQGSSDLIGLIPTVLLTLEDRFITMGSPADRRKFIDGILYQVSPAYIDHSRKYRRALRQRNDLLVSGSRNTPSWSDLLDSWTDELITYAVSIVSRRLDLVRELNDRLASLFEEDLSGFEKPELNYLCEGIREPDPASLIDQYRSVFRDLKGEEAARQVTLAGPHRDDMGITFNGQDVRYFASQGQHKHLLLMLKMASFFYLKEKKSETPLLLLDDMFSELDSSRLSVFSRFLPRFGQVFVTMTNRELLPVDSPFSIFTVSEGTVTRQ
- a CDS encoding DUF721 domain-containing protein; its protein translation is MRSHIGKLFHISDWLNLFRSGTRAGQHMKKYDVIVQWESVVGRSIAAVAKPERIEKHVLTLRVQHAVWRQELLFRKNELIGQINTYFGENIVKDIIFR
- the gyrB gene encoding DNA topoisomerase (ATP-hydrolyzing) subunit B; the encoded protein is MSQSEATLAPQIEYGADNITVLKGLEAVRKRPAMYIGDVGVRGLHHLVYEVVDNSIDEALAGYCNRILVTIHPGNSITVEDNGRGIPVEIHKEEGKPAIEVVMTVLHAGGKFDKDSYKVSGGLHGVGVSCVNALSEKLVATVHRDGQIYQMEFMRGVTQGSLKNLGSTDKRGTIVHFVPDEEIFRERIYHSEILTERLRELAFLNPGVEIVFTDEREAEVVSEVFLYNGGLVEFVKYLDENRQTRMKEPVTINGEKDNVQVSIAFQYNDSFNENVYSYVNNINTHEGGTHITGFRKALTRTLNAYAMKNELMKNAKISLTGDDFREGLTGIVSVKVPEPQFEGQTKTKLGNSEVQSIVETMVNDRLSEFLEMNPSVGRMILDKVILAAQAREAARKARELTRRKTALDSSTLPGKLADCSNSNPEETELFIVEGDSAGGSAKMGRDRRFQAILPLKGKILNVEKSRLDKILENEEIRNIVTAMGTSIGADEFDISKLRYHKLIIMTDADVDGAHIRTLLLTFLFRYFRDLIIRGHIYIAEPPLYKVKKGKREAYAWTEEERDQVVAEYTGESGRDSSLTISRFKGLGEMNPEQLWETTMNPETRTLQLVTMENAAEADHIFTVLMGDQVEPRRAFIEKNARYVRNLDI
- the gyrA gene encoding DNA gyrase subunit A, which produces MASNDRIRPNQIVEEMKLSYLDYSMSVIVSRALPDVRDGLKPVHRRVLFGMNELSMGAGRAFKKSARLVGEVLGKYHPHGDSAVYDSLVRMAQEFSMRYPLVDGQGNFGSIDGDAPAAMRYTEVRMKRMAEEMLRDLDKETVDFQSNFDDSLEEPKVLPSAVPNLLVNGSSGIAVGMATNIPPHNLGEVVNALLAMIDNPEIELLDLMDLVKAPDFPTGGIIYGMAGVREAYRSGRGRCVIRAKASFETKPNGRESIIIHEIPFMTNKASIIEKIAELVKDKKVEGISDIRDESDREGMRVVIDLKKDAMGTVVLNQLYKYTQLQNTFGIIMLALVGGIPRVLSLKEVLRHYLDHRMDVVIRRTRFELKQAEARAHILEGLKIALDHLDEVISLIRSSPDTETAQSGLMTNFGLSEIQAKAILEMRLQRLTGLERQKIEDEYQELLKLIEKLRSILDSELLRLQIIREELNEVREKYADERRSEIVQADDEIDMEDLIADDQVVVTLSNQGFIKRVAIGEYRAQGRGGRGITAAAIGDDDYMAHMMATTNHQWLMFFTNLGRCYWLKTWVIPEGSRQSRGRSIANLLNMLPGEKVAAFIAVRGFDQGGFIMKCTRKGIVKKTELEAYSNVRKGGIIAVNIREDDELIEARLTSGTDQVILGSRFGKSIRFEESDVRDMGRNATGVKGMTLEDGDEVVGMVTTGSPDISLLVVTEKGLGKRSPLDEYRVQTRGGKGILTVKTTDKNGKMVAIREVDDTKDLMIITTQGTIIRQACSELRDMGRNTQGVRLIRLNEGDTIAAVEVVDHEELIDDQTPSA
- the glnA gene encoding type I glutamate--ammonia ligase, producing the protein MSKNEAIAKVMATIKDHNVKFIDFKFMDFIGSLQHITYPVSMFSEETFTEGKPFDGSSIRGWKSIHESDMLMIPDPESAFIDPFYAETTLSLYCDIYDPLTRERYDRCTRGIAEKAEAYIRSTGIADTIFFGPEAEFFVFDDVRYDVSGNYSYYNVDSFEAAWNTGRDEGPNLGYKNRVKEGYVPVAPKDKLADLRMAMSNVLESVGLTVEVLHHEVASAGQCEIGIRFNTLTKCADNLSTFKYVIKNVAYQNGKSVTFMPKPIQGDNGSGMHCHQSLWKDGKNLFFGNGYGNLSETALYYIGGILKHAPALLALTNPTLNSYHRLVPGYEAPVNLAYSQRNRSASIRIPVTGASAKAKRIEFRCPDPSCNPYLAFAAMAMAGIDGVINKIHPGDPLDKDIYDMKPEELANVPSTPASLYEALKNLEASHDWLTRGGVFPEDVVKHWISYKMEKEVKPASLYPHPIEFAYYYDV
- a CDS encoding Lrp/AsnC family transcriptional regulator, with product MVEKLDSIDLKILQILMENGRRRRNEIAAEVGLSLPAVSERMKKMTDKGIIKGYSVILDAKRLGFDITAFIAVNVDGSKYYDSFTEKVKETEHITECHSVTGEGSHLLKIKVRNTSEIEWLLSKIQSWDGVHGTKTSIVLSTMKESTVIPLPE